A window of the Gemmatirosa kalamazoonensis genome harbors these coding sequences:
- a CDS encoding MFS transporter, with protein sequence MSTRLDVRPPAYSPAADDEAAVARETMRRVNRRLLPLLFALFVCNYVDRTNVAMAALQMNRDLHFSGTAYGLGTGIFFLGYALFEVPSNLMLARMGARRWIARIVISWGVVASAMMLVRTPAQFYAFRFLLGVAEAGFFPGIVYYLSLWYPAAQRGRALSRFVIAAPLAAAFGNPASAALLALDGRLGLRGWEWVFLVEGIPSVVLGVVVLVVLTDRPEQARWLDDAQRAWLAEQLRRDDEGSTAPHATSPLRALMHPVVWSLAVVYLLRLTTGYAYLFWAPTIVRDALGASAAATGLITAGVACLAAGGQLVVGLSSDRTGERWLHAAGCVVVSAMGCLGAALLPSPLLQVAALALVHVGEQSFSVAFWCLPSTLLRGAAAAAGIAAINSFGNLGGFFGPYLTGAIRDATGSARGAFLVLALPALLAAALCMVLRRRLAPAPR encoded by the coding sequence ATGTCCACGCGGCTCGACGTCCGCCCGCCCGCGTACAGCCCCGCCGCCGACGACGAGGCGGCGGTCGCGCGCGAGACCATGCGGCGGGTGAACCGGCGGCTCCTCCCGCTGCTGTTCGCGCTGTTCGTCTGCAACTACGTCGACCGCACGAACGTCGCCATGGCCGCGCTGCAGATGAACCGCGACCTGCACTTCAGCGGCACCGCATACGGGCTCGGCACCGGGATCTTCTTCCTCGGCTACGCACTGTTCGAGGTGCCGAGCAACCTGATGCTCGCGCGGATGGGGGCGCGGCGGTGGATCGCGCGGATCGTGATCTCGTGGGGCGTGGTGGCGTCGGCCATGATGCTGGTGCGCACGCCCGCGCAGTTCTACGCGTTCCGCTTCCTGCTCGGCGTCGCCGAGGCGGGGTTCTTCCCCGGGATCGTGTACTACCTGAGCCTCTGGTACCCCGCGGCGCAGCGCGGGCGCGCGCTGTCGCGGTTCGTGATCGCCGCGCCGCTCGCCGCCGCGTTCGGGAACCCGGCGAGTGCCGCGCTCCTCGCGCTCGACGGCCGGCTCGGGCTGCGCGGCTGGGAGTGGGTGTTTCTCGTCGAGGGGATCCCGTCGGTGGTGCTCGGCGTCGTCGTGCTCGTCGTGCTCACCGACCGGCCGGAGCAGGCGCGCTGGCTCGACGACGCGCAGCGTGCGTGGCTCGCCGAGCAGCTGCGGCGCGACGACGAGGGATCCACCGCGCCGCACGCGACGTCGCCGCTGCGCGCGCTGATGCACCCGGTGGTGTGGTCGCTCGCGGTGGTGTACCTGCTGCGCCTCACGACCGGCTACGCGTACCTGTTCTGGGCGCCGACGATCGTGCGCGACGCGCTCGGCGCGAGCGCGGCCGCGACGGGCCTCATCACCGCGGGCGTCGCCTGCCTCGCGGCGGGCGGGCAGCTCGTGGTGGGGCTCAGCTCCGACCGCACGGGCGAGCGGTGGCTCCACGCGGCCGGCTGCGTGGTGGTGAGCGCGATGGGGTGCCTCGGCGCCGCGCTGCTGCCGTCGCCGCTGCTGCAGGTGGCGGCGCTCGCGCTCGTGCACGTCGGCGAGCAGTCGTTCAGCGTCGCGTTCTGGTGCCTGCCATCGACGCTCCTGCGCGGCGCGGCGGCAGCGGCGGGCATCGCGGCGATCAACTCGTTCGGGAACCTCGGCGGCTTCTTCGGCCCGTACCTCACCGGTGCGATCCGCGACGCGACGGGCAGCGCGCGCGGCGCCTTTCTGGTGCTGGCGCTCCCCGCGCTGCTCGCCGCGGCGCTGTGCATGGTGCTGCGCCGACGCCTCGCACCGGCGCCGCGTTAG
- a CDS encoding DUF3592 domain-containing protein, with amino-acid sequence MDTSTIEPRGGVGDLRLGMGPDRVLSLVGPPEETNDDPNCSIWYYLERGLSLTFEAVRGAWRLTSVDASGADVRLGGASVIGGTRDDVAAIAERMGLHGGAWSGDPAGESWLEFTDDGLSLWFSAGRLEEITVEVPPAERVDADDARRTRLAAPYVVPGATRTRITGGRRRMDDRVAVVLLAGATLFLALLALGGFRGALAERRAMRSMAGWPSVDGRVVRVDSEGRGDDTVYRAVVAYEVGRQSYEARETTTSDRPRRVGAHLAVRYPRTSPADGRVTGDAEGRFRASLIVGGVCAAGALAFLLGARLVARS; translated from the coding sequence ATGGACACGTCGACCATCGAGCCACGCGGCGGTGTCGGCGACCTGCGGTTGGGGATGGGGCCCGATCGGGTCCTGTCGCTCGTCGGGCCGCCCGAGGAGACGAACGACGACCCGAACTGCTCCATCTGGTACTACCTGGAGCGCGGGCTGTCGCTGACGTTCGAGGCGGTGCGCGGCGCGTGGCGGCTCACGTCCGTCGACGCGAGCGGTGCCGACGTGCGGCTCGGCGGCGCGTCGGTCATCGGCGGCACGCGCGACGACGTCGCCGCGATCGCCGAGCGCATGGGACTGCATGGCGGCGCGTGGAGCGGCGACCCCGCGGGCGAGTCGTGGCTCGAGTTCACCGACGATGGGCTCTCGCTCTGGTTCAGCGCGGGGCGGCTCGAGGAGATCACCGTCGAGGTGCCGCCCGCCGAGCGCGTGGACGCCGACGACGCGCGCCGCACGCGGCTCGCGGCGCCGTACGTCGTGCCGGGCGCGACCCGCACGCGCATCACGGGCGGACGCCGACGCATGGACGACCGCGTCGCCGTGGTCCTCCTCGCCGGCGCGACGCTGTTCCTCGCGCTCCTCGCGCTCGGCGGCTTCCGCGGCGCGCTGGCCGAGCGGCGCGCGATGCGATCGATGGCCGGCTGGCCCTCCGTCGACGGACGCGTCGTGCGTGTCGACTCCGAGGGACGCGGCGACGATACGGTCTACAGAGCGGTGGTCGCGTACGAGGTCGGCAGGCAGTCGTACGAGGCGCGCGAGACGACGACATCCGATCGGCCGCGGCGGGTGGGCGCGCATCTCGCCGTGCGCTACCCGCGGACGTCGCCGGCCGACGGGCGCGTGACGGGTGACGCGGAGGGACGCTTCCGCGCGTCGCTCATCGTGGGCGGCGTGTGCGCGGCGGGGGCCCTGGCGTTCCTGTTAGGCGCCCGGCTCGTCGCGCGGTCTTGA
- a CDS encoding LVIVD repeat-containing protein, whose translation MRFRPYLVLAVLPVLAATSASAARAQDAPRVTKVPSSARGDTADPRVNLRPGWKDAGVAARGVRLVGHVDRPEGFYNPADVGDPHYWSSDLAFKGNLVFQGSFNGIQVWDITTPSKPTLKGTLACPGGQGDVSVLGNLLFYSVEETRGRLDCGGQGVADTVSAERFRGVRIFDITDVAHPKQVAAVQTCRGSHTHTLVPDPNDPNDVYVFVSGTSVVRSPSELAGCSNAAPDQDPNTSLFRIDVIKVPLSHPQDARIVANPRIFAEGGSIAGLQKRDTTDSMHVLSETSRCHDITVYPEIGLAAGACAGNGLLLDIRDPSAPRRVGEVSDPNFSFWHSATFNNDGTKVLFTDEWGGGTQPRCRSTDRPQWGADAIFNVNGTTMTMAGYYKLPVAQTSVENCVAHNGTLIPVPGRDIMAQGWYQGGMSVFDFTDPAQPKEIAFFDRGPLRGDSLKVGGFWAAYWYNGHLFGTEMARGLDLLELTPGPMLSRDEIEAAKLVHTDVLNPQLQTKIVWPPSFHVARAYLDQLDREAGTPRAWSTRVRAALGRAESLAGAGRRTALTQLATQLDRDTATVTDSARVRMLAGAVRDLAR comes from the coding sequence ATGCGATTCCGACCGTACCTCGTCCTGGCCGTTCTTCCCGTCCTCGCCGCAACGTCCGCCAGCGCCGCGCGCGCGCAGGACGCGCCGCGCGTCACCAAGGTCCCCTCGTCCGCGCGCGGCGACACGGCCGACCCGCGCGTGAACCTGCGCCCCGGCTGGAAGGACGCCGGCGTCGCCGCGCGCGGTGTGCGCCTCGTCGGCCACGTCGACCGCCCCGAAGGGTTCTACAACCCGGCCGACGTCGGCGACCCGCACTACTGGAGCTCCGACCTCGCGTTCAAGGGGAACCTCGTGTTCCAGGGGAGCTTCAACGGCATCCAGGTGTGGGACATCACGACGCCGAGCAAGCCGACGCTCAAGGGCACGCTCGCCTGCCCCGGCGGCCAGGGCGACGTCTCGGTGCTCGGCAACCTGCTCTTCTACTCGGTGGAGGAGACGCGCGGTCGTCTCGACTGCGGCGGCCAGGGCGTCGCCGACACGGTGAGCGCGGAGCGGTTCCGCGGCGTGCGCATCTTCGACATCACCGACGTCGCGCACCCGAAGCAGGTCGCCGCGGTGCAGACGTGCCGCGGGTCGCACACGCACACGCTGGTCCCCGATCCGAACGACCCGAACGACGTGTACGTGTTCGTCTCCGGCACGAGCGTCGTGCGGTCGCCGAGCGAGCTGGCGGGCTGCTCGAACGCGGCACCGGACCAGGATCCGAACACGTCGCTGTTCCGGATCGACGTCATCAAGGTGCCGCTCTCCCATCCGCAGGACGCGCGCATCGTGGCGAACCCGCGCATCTTCGCCGAAGGCGGCAGCATCGCCGGGCTGCAGAAGCGCGACACGACCGACTCGATGCACGTGCTGTCGGAGACGAGCCGCTGCCACGACATCACGGTGTACCCGGAGATCGGCCTCGCCGCGGGCGCGTGCGCGGGGAACGGGCTCCTGCTGGACATCCGCGACCCGTCGGCGCCGCGCCGTGTGGGCGAGGTGAGCGACCCGAACTTCTCGTTCTGGCACTCGGCCACGTTCAACAACGACGGCACGAAGGTGCTGTTCACCGACGAGTGGGGCGGCGGGACGCAGCCGCGCTGCCGCTCGACCGACCGGCCGCAGTGGGGCGCCGACGCGATCTTCAACGTCAACGGCACGACGATGACGATGGCCGGCTACTACAAGCTGCCGGTCGCGCAGACGAGCGTGGAGAACTGCGTCGCGCACAACGGCACGCTGATCCCGGTACCGGGACGCGACATCATGGCGCAGGGCTGGTATCAGGGCGGCATGTCGGTGTTCGACTTCACCGATCCCGCGCAGCCGAAGGAGATCGCGTTCTTCGACCGCGGCCCGCTGCGCGGCGACTCGCTCAAGGTCGGCGGCTTCTGGGCGGCGTACTGGTACAACGGCCACCTGTTCGGCACCGAGATGGCGCGCGGCCTCGACCTGCTGGAGCTGACGCCGGGCCCGATGCTGTCGCGCGACGAGATCGAGGCGGCGAAGCTCGTGCACACCGACGTCCTGAACCCGCAGCTGCAGACGAAGATCGTGTGGCCGCCGAGCTTCCACGTCGCGCGTGCGTACCTCGATCAGCTCGACCGCGAGGCCGGCACGCCGCGCGCGTGGTCGACGCGGGTGCGCGCCGCGCTGGGCCGCGCCGAGTCGCTCGCCGGCGCCGGACGCCGCACCGCGCTCACGCAGCTCGCCACGCAGCTCGACCGCGACACCGCGACGGTGACCGACTCGGCGCGCGTGCGGATGCTGGCGGGGGCAGTCAGAGACCTGGCGCGTTGA
- a CDS encoding DUF305 domain-containing protein has translation MPKITARFLRRVALPVALTLARSSDAQTAPNAADVRFLQGMIGHHAQAIEMAALVPSRSTRDDMKLLAERIDVSQHDEIATMQRWLSAHHQTVPPLDAHAGHDVAAMKDMPGMPGMTHDSSAAMAMMPGMATPAQMDSLRAARGAAFDRLFLTYMIRHHEGALTMVAQLFASKGAAQEPAVFQLASDVDTDQRAEIARMRALLAALPNR, from the coding sequence ATGCCGAAGATCACCGCACGCTTCCTCCGCCGGGTCGCGCTGCCGGTCGCGCTCACCCTCGCGCGGTCGTCGGACGCCCAGACGGCGCCGAACGCCGCCGACGTGCGCTTCCTCCAGGGGATGATCGGCCATCACGCGCAGGCGATCGAGATGGCCGCGCTCGTCCCGTCGCGCAGCACGCGCGACGACATGAAGCTGCTCGCCGAGCGCATCGACGTGTCGCAGCACGACGAGATCGCGACGATGCAGCGGTGGCTGTCCGCGCACCACCAGACGGTGCCGCCGCTCGACGCGCACGCCGGCCACGACGTGGCGGCCATGAAGGACATGCCGGGCATGCCCGGCATGACGCACGACTCGAGCGCCGCGATGGCCATGATGCCCGGCATGGCGACGCCCGCGCAGATGGACTCGCTGCGCGCCGCGCGCGGCGCCGCGTTCGACCGACTGTTCCTCACGTACATGATCCGCCACCACGAGGGCGCGCTCACGATGGTGGCACAGCTGTTCGCGTCGAAGGGCGCCGCGCAGGAGCCGGCAGTGTTCCAGCTCGCCTCCGACGTGGACACCGACCAGCGGGCCGAGATCGCGCGCATGCGCGCGCTGCTCGCCGCGCTGCCGAACCGTTAG
- a CDS encoding class I adenylate-forming enzyme family protein, producing the protein MSLQPLLDLSLVGRAGAPALDDATVGPPRTLTFGDVDARANAVARLLRARGFAAGDRLAFFLPNRVEVLDLYLACVRLGVIVVPMNALYKEREVAHLVADSAPKVVVTTADRAPLLPAGTPWWDVASLAREAAEHAGERVAVAIDGDAIAALVYTSGTTGRAKGAMLTRHNLAANAVALTTCWQITAADRYLAVLPLFHVHGLANGVHCWLASGCRMRLEERFDAARAGDVLRAFRPTLVFGVPAVYVRLLELDEATARDIGSHARLFVSGSAPLPAHVHAAFEARYGHRILERYGMSETLMTIGNPYAGERRAGSVGFPFPGTSVRILDPDGAEVPNGTTGELWVRGPTVCAGYWNRPDATAAAFVDGWFRTGDLGERSDDGYFTLRGRGTDLIISSGFNVYPREIEDVLLEIPGVREAVVVGAPHERKGEVPVAYVVADDPFDADALRAECARSLASFKVPVAVVRLDTLPRTALGKVQKHLLPSAEGVAR; encoded by the coding sequence GTGTCCCTACAGCCTCTGCTCGATCTCTCGCTCGTCGGCCGCGCCGGCGCCCCCGCGCTCGACGACGCCACCGTCGGCCCGCCGCGGACGCTCACGTTCGGCGACGTCGACGCGCGCGCGAACGCGGTGGCGCGGCTGCTTCGCGCGCGCGGCTTCGCGGCCGGCGACCGGCTCGCGTTCTTCCTGCCGAACCGCGTCGAGGTGCTCGACCTCTACCTCGCGTGCGTGCGGCTCGGCGTGATCGTCGTGCCGATGAACGCGCTGTACAAGGAGCGCGAGGTCGCGCACCTCGTGGCCGACTCGGCGCCGAAGGTCGTCGTCACCACCGCCGATCGCGCACCGCTCCTGCCCGCCGGCACGCCGTGGTGGGACGTCGCGTCGCTCGCCCGCGAGGCTGCCGAGCACGCGGGGGAGCGGGTGGCCGTCGCGATAGACGGCGACGCGATCGCGGCGCTCGTCTACACCTCGGGCACGACGGGGCGCGCGAAGGGCGCCATGCTCACGCGCCACAACCTCGCGGCGAACGCGGTCGCGCTCACCACCTGCTGGCAGATCACCGCCGCGGACCGCTACCTCGCCGTGCTGCCGCTGTTCCACGTGCACGGCCTCGCGAACGGCGTGCACTGCTGGCTCGCGAGCGGCTGCCGCATGCGCCTCGAGGAGCGGTTCGACGCCGCGCGCGCCGGGGACGTGCTGCGCGCGTTCCGCCCGACGCTCGTCTTCGGCGTGCCGGCGGTGTACGTGCGGCTGCTGGAGCTGGACGAGGCGACGGCGCGCGACATCGGATCCCACGCGCGGCTGTTCGTCTCCGGCTCCGCGCCGCTCCCCGCGCACGTGCACGCGGCGTTCGAGGCGAGGTACGGGCACCGTATCCTCGAGCGCTACGGCATGAGCGAGACGCTGATGACGATCGGCAACCCGTACGCGGGCGAGCGCCGCGCGGGCTCGGTCGGCTTTCCGTTCCCGGGAACCAGCGTACGCATCCTGGATCCCGACGGCGCCGAGGTGCCTAACGGCACGACCGGCGAGCTGTGGGTCCGCGGGCCCACGGTGTGCGCGGGCTACTGGAACCGACCCGACGCCACCGCGGCGGCGTTCGTCGACGGCTGGTTCCGCACCGGCGACCTCGGCGAGCGCAGCGACGACGGCTACTTCACGCTGCGCGGACGCGGCACGGACCTCATCATCTCCAGCGGCTTCAACGTGTACCCGCGCGAGATCGAGGACGTGCTGCTCGAGATCCCGGGCGTGCGCGAGGCCGTGGTGGTCGGCGCGCCGCACGAGCGGAAGGGGGAGGTGCCGGTGGCGTACGTCGTCGCCGACGACCCGTTCGACGCCGACGCGCTGCGCGCCGAGTGCGCACGGTCGCTCGCGTCGTTCAAGGTGCCCGTCGCCGTCGTGCGGCTCGACACGCTGCCGCGCACCGCGCTCGGCAAGGTGCAGAAGCACCTGCTGCCGTCCGCCGAGGGCGTCGCGCGGTGA
- a CDS encoding SLC13 family permease, producing the protein MSGAAWALAALVGAIILSLTSRVNVGVVAIALAWLAGTFGAGLKPDAVLGGFPGALFVTLLGVTLLFAVAEANGTLAALAARLVGLARGDGRVLPWLLFAGAAALSSLGPGAVPTVALVAPLGMAAALRAGVSPFLAALMVCNGANAGNLSPVSAVGVVANGILARAGLGGHAVKLWLWNAAAHAIVAAAAYLLLRPRAATATADEAPPAEYAALGRAAWLTLGAIALWVVGLLAWHWPLGPSACAAAALLIAARAADETSAFRRVPWGAITMVCGVSLLVALLEKTGGMPLFAALLARLATPATLDGAIALVTGAISTWSSTSGVVIPAFLPTAHELVRQTGGGDPLAVSLSIAVGSHLVDVSPLSTLGALCIATLADPAAARALFRQLMTWGLSMIVVGAVLCQLAVPWVVRL; encoded by the coding sequence GTGAGCGGCGCCGCGTGGGCGCTCGCCGCGCTCGTCGGCGCGATCATCCTCTCGCTCACGTCGCGCGTCAACGTCGGCGTCGTCGCGATCGCGCTCGCGTGGCTCGCCGGCACGTTCGGCGCGGGGCTCAAGCCCGATGCGGTGCTCGGCGGCTTCCCGGGCGCGCTGTTCGTGACCCTGCTCGGCGTCACGCTGCTGTTCGCGGTGGCCGAGGCGAACGGCACGCTCGCGGCGCTCGCGGCGCGGCTGGTGGGTCTCGCGCGCGGCGACGGGCGCGTGCTGCCGTGGCTGCTGTTCGCCGGCGCGGCCGCGCTGTCGTCGCTCGGCCCGGGCGCCGTGCCGACGGTGGCACTCGTCGCGCCGTTAGGCATGGCGGCCGCGCTGCGCGCCGGCGTGTCGCCGTTCCTCGCCGCGCTCATGGTGTGCAACGGCGCGAACGCGGGGAACCTGTCGCCGGTGAGCGCGGTCGGCGTGGTGGCGAACGGCATCCTCGCGCGCGCGGGGCTCGGCGGGCACGCGGTGAAGCTGTGGCTGTGGAACGCCGCCGCCCACGCCATCGTCGCCGCGGCGGCGTACCTGCTGCTCCGTCCGCGCGCGGCCACCGCGACTGCCGATGAGGCGCCGCCCGCGGAGTACGCGGCGCTCGGCCGCGCGGCGTGGCTCACGCTCGGCGCGATCGCGCTGTGGGTGGTCGGGCTGCTCGCGTGGCACTGGCCGCTCGGTCCCAGCGCGTGCGCGGCGGCGGCGCTGCTGATCGCGGCGCGGGCGGCGGACGAGACGAGCGCGTTCCGGCGGGTGCCGTGGGGCGCGATCACGATGGTGTGCGGCGTGTCGCTGCTCGTCGCGCTGCTCGAGAAGACCGGCGGCATGCCGCTGTTCGCCGCGCTGCTCGCGCGCCTCGCCACGCCGGCCACGCTCGACGGCGCCATCGCCCTCGTGACGGGCGCGATCTCCACGTGGAGCAGCACGTCGGGCGTCGTGATCCCAGCATTCCTCCCCACGGCGCACGAGCTCGTGCGACAGACCGGCGGCGGCGACCCGCTCGCCGTGTCGCTCAGCATCGCCGTCGGCTCGCACCTCGTCGACGTCTCGCCGCTCTCCACGCTCGGCGCGCTCTGCATCGCGACGCTCGCCGACCCGGCCGCGGCGCGCGCGCTGTTCCGGCAGCTCATGACCTGGGGCCTCTCGATGATCGTCGTCGGCGCGGTGCTCTGTCAGCTCGCGGTGCCGTGGGTGGTGCGTCTGTGA
- a CDS encoding amidase: protein MIRRREVSAREVVDAHLDRIGRVNPSVNAIVTLVPERARRDAEHADAVSKRGGTVGALHGVPVAHKDLLDTAGIRTTYGSPLFARHEPDTDALIVTRMRAAGAITLGKTNVPEFGAGSQTFNPVFGPTRNPYDLTRTCGGSSGGAAVALACGMVPIADGSDTGGSLRNPAAFCNVVGLRPSPGRVPGAPGTWSPLTVGGPMARTVADAALLLSVIAGPDARHPLSIDESGAHFHFPLGRDVTGLRVAWWRGLGGVPFEPEIRRVVNESRAVFESLGCVVDEAEPDFAGIDDAFLTLRHLAFHAEYAPLARAHPELVKDTVRWEIAEAERRTSADVARALARQARLYDDVRRFFERHDYFVLPVTQVAPFDVSVPYPTVIDGTPMATYVDWMRSCWYVSFMACPAISVPGGFTADGLPVGLQIVGRHRGDWGLLQIAHAFEQATGHGKRRPPVVTSPPTGRS from the coding sequence ATGATCCGCCGCCGCGAGGTGTCGGCGCGCGAGGTCGTCGACGCGCATCTCGACCGCATCGGGCGCGTGAATCCCTCCGTGAACGCGATCGTGACGCTCGTGCCCGAGCGCGCGCGGCGCGACGCCGAGCACGCGGACGCGGTGTCGAAGCGCGGCGGGACCGTGGGGGCGCTGCACGGCGTGCCCGTGGCGCACAAGGATCTCCTCGACACGGCCGGCATCCGCACCACCTACGGCTCGCCGCTGTTCGCGCGGCACGAGCCCGACACCGACGCGCTCATCGTGACGCGCATGCGCGCCGCGGGAGCGATCACGCTGGGCAAGACGAACGTGCCGGAGTTCGGCGCCGGGTCGCAGACGTTCAACCCCGTGTTCGGCCCGACGCGCAACCCGTACGACCTCACGAGGACGTGCGGCGGCAGCAGCGGCGGCGCGGCGGTGGCGCTCGCGTGCGGCATGGTGCCCATCGCCGACGGCAGCGACACCGGCGGCTCGCTCCGCAACCCGGCCGCGTTCTGCAACGTCGTGGGACTCCGCCCGTCGCCCGGCCGGGTGCCGGGCGCGCCGGGGACCTGGTCGCCGCTCACCGTCGGGGGGCCGATGGCACGCACGGTGGCCGACGCCGCGCTGCTCCTGAGCGTCATCGCGGGCCCCGACGCGCGCCATCCGCTGTCGATCGACGAGTCGGGCGCGCACTTCCATTTCCCGTTAGGCCGCGACGTGACCGGCCTCCGCGTCGCGTGGTGGCGCGGCCTCGGCGGCGTGCCGTTCGAGCCGGAGATCCGCCGCGTCGTGAACGAGAGCCGCGCGGTGTTCGAGTCGCTCGGCTGCGTGGTGGACGAGGCCGAGCCCGACTTCGCCGGCATCGACGACGCGTTCCTCACGCTGCGCCACCTCGCGTTCCACGCCGAGTACGCGCCGCTCGCCCGCGCGCACCCGGAGCTCGTCAAGGACACCGTGCGCTGGGAGATCGCGGAGGCGGAGCGGCGCACGAGCGCGGACGTGGCACGCGCGCTCGCGCGACAGGCGCGGCTCTACGACGACGTGCGCCGCTTCTTCGAGCGGCACGACTACTTCGTGCTGCCCGTGACGCAGGTGGCGCCGTTCGACGTGTCCGTGCCGTACCCCACGGTGATCGACGGGACGCCGATGGCGACCTACGTCGACTGGATGCGGTCGTGCTGGTACGTCTCGTTCATGGCGTGCCCCGCGATCTCCGTCCCCGGTGGCTTCACCGCCGACGGGCTGCCCGTGGGCCTGCAGATCGTCGGCCGCCACCGCGGCGACTGGGGGCTGCTGCAGATCGCCCACGCGTTCGAGCAGGCGACGGGGCACGGGAAGCGGCGACCGCCGGTTGTCACCTCGCCCCCGACCGGTAGATCGTGA
- a CDS encoding RsmD family RNA methyltransferase: MRIVGGKFAGRDLTSPNDFRVRPTAEHVRAALLDLLGDAVRDARVLDLFAGTGALGLEAISRGAKSADFVEFRPASLHALRANVAALRLRDRTRIFKRDALPFAAALDVDAYDLAFVDPPYGSRMLDRVIDHWFERRFARVLAVEHERTHELPAGGRRVVYDDTAVTIYRSGAR; the protein is encoded by the coding sequence GTGCGCATAGTCGGCGGCAAGTTCGCGGGGCGCGACCTCACGTCGCCGAACGACTTCCGCGTGCGTCCCACGGCGGAGCACGTGCGCGCCGCGCTGCTGGATCTCCTGGGCGACGCGGTGCGCGACGCGCGCGTGCTCGACCTGTTCGCCGGCACGGGCGCGCTCGGCCTGGAGGCGATCTCGCGCGGCGCGAAGAGCGCCGACTTCGTGGAGTTCCGCCCGGCGAGCCTGCACGCGCTGCGCGCGAACGTCGCCGCACTGCGACTCCGCGACCGCACACGCATCTTCAAGCGCGACGCGCTACCGTTCGCGGCGGCACTCGACGTGGACGCCTACGACCTCGCGTTCGTCGACCCGCCGTACGGATCGCGCATGCTCGACCGCGTGATCGACCACTGGTTCGAGCGGCGCTTCGCGCGGGTGCTCGCGGTGGAGCACGAGCGCACGCACGAGCTGCCGGCGGGCGGCCGGCGCGTGGTGTACGACGACACGGCGGTCACGATCTACCGGTCGGGGGCGAGGTGA
- the argJ gene encoding bifunctional glutamate N-acetyltransferase/amino-acid acetyltransferase ArgJ, which produces MSTSFHERPRFPRGFRCASRNVGLKPQAKDLALFASDVDAAAAAVFTRNHFPGAPIILGRETIRGGVLRGVVVNSKVSNVATGAAGVENARRMAAAAASELGTAPDRVLVSSTGVIGVRLPIEKIEAGIRGIAAELQDDPLVGAEGIMTTDTYAKALSASVGEATITWVAKGSGMIEPNMATMLAYVFTDAALDAPTLDRLLRDAVAVSFNMLSVDGDTSTSDTCAILANGRAGAVDERAFRDTLVAGCVRMTELLARDGEGAEHLLRVTVRGAKDDADARRIAKSIVNSPLVKTMVHGADPNVGRLLMAVGKCFDCTVDPSRTDAWINGHQVVRGGTRLDFDDAVVRDALSVENVDLEIALGVGDATATAYGCDLTKGYIEENAAYYSS; this is translated from the coding sequence ATGAGCACGTCCTTTCACGAGCGTCCGCGCTTCCCGCGCGGCTTCCGCTGTGCCAGTCGTAACGTCGGCCTGAAGCCCCAGGCCAAGGACCTCGCGCTGTTCGCGAGCGACGTCGATGCCGCCGCCGCCGCGGTCTTCACGCGCAATCACTTTCCCGGCGCTCCCATCATCCTCGGCCGCGAGACGATCCGCGGCGGCGTGCTGCGGGGCGTCGTCGTGAACAGCAAGGTGTCGAACGTCGCCACCGGCGCCGCCGGCGTGGAGAACGCGCGACGCATGGCCGCCGCCGCGGCGAGCGAGCTGGGGACCGCTCCCGACCGCGTCCTCGTGAGCTCCACCGGCGTGATCGGCGTGCGGCTGCCGATCGAGAAGATTGAGGCCGGCATCCGCGGCATCGCGGCCGAGCTGCAGGACGATCCGCTCGTCGGCGCCGAGGGGATCATGACGACCGACACCTACGCGAAGGCGCTCTCGGCGAGCGTCGGCGAGGCGACCATCACGTGGGTCGCGAAGGGCTCCGGCATGATCGAGCCGAACATGGCCACGATGCTCGCCTACGTCTTCACCGACGCCGCGCTCGACGCGCCGACGCTCGACCGTCTGCTGCGCGACGCCGTCGCCGTCAGCTTCAACATGCTCTCCGTCGACGGCGACACGAGCACGTCCGACACCTGCGCGATCCTCGCGAACGGACGCGCCGGCGCGGTGGACGAGCGCGCGTTCCGCGACACGCTCGTCGCCGGCTGCGTGCGCATGACCGAGCTGCTCGCGCGCGACGGCGAGGGCGCGGAGCATCTGCTGCGCGTCACCGTGCGCGGTGCGAAGGACGACGCCGACGCCCGACGCATCGCGAAGTCGATCGTGAACTCGCCGCTCGTGAAGACGATGGTCCACGGCGCCGACCCGAACGTCGGCCGGCTGCTCATGGCGGTCGGCAAGTGCTTCGACTGCACCGTCGATCCGTCGCGCACCGACGCGTGGATCAACGGCCACCAGGTCGTGCGCGGCGGCACGCGCCTCGACTTCGACGACGCGGTCGTGCGCGACGCGCTTTCCGTCGAGAACGTCGACCTCGAGATCGCGCTCGGCGTCGGCGACGCGACGGCGACCGCGTACGGGTGCGACCTGACGAAGGGGTACATCGAGGAGAACGCGGCGTACTACTCCTCGTGA